One Maniola hyperantus chromosome Z, iAphHyp1.2, whole genome shotgun sequence DNA window includes the following coding sequences:
- the LOC117995319 gene encoding uncharacterized protein, translated as MTSNGKNRLPPELVTTTCLSGGLAIVLSLTSIVLSILAIVYRQNCSLAEAHNNGSDYFLIILIKTYILHEDCADSLQIENLTKAESVFILSIIILVFAFINFLTAVTVVSVVTNDARVKNVDIFIYIYLSSSLALLVVDITLSVHFGMDHEFLKKMLNSNSAGFLINYDTDMIRLGALLLMSTALKGYIGHAMNIVLLVLLAVYVVRYQRTFNELDHSIHKLSVLRAFEPSKRMEEPWSPVRNEILSYSRGPIMNGLNNEDELRHGPLRETPLTDISSPQKRFEDPWVPQPHRNEMLMGYPRGGQSNPAFNADGYRSAVVKESSISDRPLDRSQSWLHNSGAGMGLRPFSYLEDRQRPMPVKSPTTPANEPHWRRDPWVSVPPVPEPDYSPPPRKLKSALKSNYV; from the exons ATGACGAGCAACGGCAAAAATAGACTACCACCAGAGTTGGTCACTACGACGTGTCTCTCCGGCGGACTGGCCATT GTTCTTTCACTGACAAGTATAGTGCTTAGCATTCTAGCCATTGTCTACCGACAAAACTGTTCACTGGCCGAAGCCCACAATAATGGCTCGGACTACTTTCTGATCATCCTGATAAAAACATACATTTTAC ATGAAGATTGTGCTGACTCGTTGCAAATAGAAAATCTAACGAAGGCCGAGTCTGTCTTTATACTGTCAATCATCATCCTAGTTTTTGCGTTCATCAACTTTCTGACGGCCGTCACAGTGGTCTCAG TGGTGACTAATGATGCGCGTGTCAAAAATGTGGACATAtttatatatatctacctaagcTCAAGTCTGGCACTGTTAGTGGTGGACATAACTCTTAGTGTACATTTTGGTATGGACCACGAATTTTTGAAGAAAATGTTG AACTCAAATTCAGCCGGCTTCCTGATAAACTACGACACTGACATGATCCGCCTTGGTGCTTTGTTGCTAATGTCTACGGCACTCAAGGGCTACATAGGCCATGCCATGAACATCGTGCTTCTCGTCTTACTGGCCGTCTATGTTGTACGATACCAGCGGACGTTCAACGAACTTGAC cACTCTATCCACAAATTAAGCGTGCTCAGAGCTTTTGA acCTTCAAAAAGAATGGAAGAGCCATGGAGTCCAGTGCGGAATGAAATATTGAGTTATTCAAGAGG ACCTATAATGAACGGGCTCAATAATGAAGATGAATTACGGCATGGACCATTGAGAGAAACCCCTTTAACGGATATTTCTAG tccTCAGAAGCGGTTCGAGGATCCTTGGGTGCCTCAGCCTCATCGCAATGAAATGCTTATGGGATATCCGAGGGG TGGCCAATCAAATCCTGCGTTCAATGCCGACGGATATCGCTCAGCAGTGGTGAAAGAAAGTTCGATATCTGA CCGCCCTCTCGATCGTTCCCAATCGTGGCTGCACAACTCCGGAGCCGGCATGGGTTTACGGCCGTTTTCGTACCTAGAGGACCGTCAGCGACCTATGCCAGTGAAATCTCCTACGACTCCTGCGAACGAGCCCCACTGGCGCCGCGACCCCTGGGTGTCAGTGCCACCTGTACCTGAGCCCGACTACAGCCCCCCGCCGCGGAAGCTCAAATCGGCACTAAAGTCCAATTATGTTTag